The nucleotide sequence CTCTTTGTTTTGGCAGCCCTGCGTTAGTCATTGCGGAGGATGTGCTCATCGCAACCAACGATATTAATGATGACAAGGTAGCGCAAGCTGCTGTCGCGCCCTCTGTTGACCTGAAAGACATTGCTCCGCTGCCAGTACCGGTAGAAGTGGCACCACAAGATGCTGGCATCACCGAACAACCAACGCCCATTGAAAGTAAACCAGATGAAGCAAATAAAGATGATGTTGCGCGGCAGGCAGATAGCGAAGATAAATTTATTATCCTCGGTTCTGAAGTCACGCCAGGCATTGCCACACGCTTGGCCTGGTCGCCTAATGTGGGCATCAGTGGACTTAATCTGCCAACACCCGTATTAGTTATTAATGGCAAGCATCGTGGCAAAACACTGTGTTTGACCGCCGCCATTCATGGTGATGAGTTAAACGGTATCGAGATAGTACGCCGTGTAATGTACGACATCGACCCCAAAAAACTCCACGGAAGAATTATTGGTGTACCCATTGTCAATCTGCAAGGCTTTCAGCGCGCCTCGCGCTACTTACCTGATCGTCGCGATCTCAATCGTTTTTTCCCTGGCGATCCTCAAGGCAGCTCAGCTTCACGTATTGCACACTCTTTGTTTACCGAAGTGATTCAACATTGTGATGCGTTGATTGATTTACATACCGGCTCTTTTCGCCGCACAAACCTACCTCAGTTGCGGGCGAATATGTTAAACCCCGATGTGGCCGAATTTAGTGAAGGTTTTGATGATATTGCCGTCGTCCATAGTGAGGGCAGCCCAGGCATGTTACGTGTTGCCTCATTGCAGCAGGGCATTGTTGCCGTCACACTTGAAGTCGGTGAATCATTGCGCTTGCAAGAAAGTGAAGTAAAAGCCGGTGTTAAAAGTATTAACGCCCTGCTTGAGCGTGAAGACATGTATTCACGCTTGTTTACCTGGGGTGAACCAAAGCCGGTTTATTATCAATCACATTGGGTTCGTGCAGCGCAGGGTGGTATTTTATTAAGCCGTATTGAGTTAGGTGATTCCGTTGATAAAGGCGATATTCTTGGTAGCATTATCGATCCTATCACTAACGAAGAGTCCAAGCTTCGTGCGTCGTACGATGGCCGTATTATCGGCATGGCGGTTAATCAAGTCGTTATGCCGGGTTTTGCTGCATACCATATAGGCATTCGCGCCTCGGAAGAGACCGTTGTTGCTGAAGAGGAGATGGCTATACAGGAAAGCGATATTAAGATACAGCAGCGCGACAATACGATTCAGGCGATCGATCCTGAAGAATAGGGTGCGCCAAAGTTGCCTTGAGTGACGCTGGTCTTTTTCGTCCCACCAAGCTTGAACTTAAGCCGACAATCCCCTAGGCTTTAAAGCAGGTTCCCACACACACTGTATATTAGAAATTCTCATTTGAGTTTTCAGTAATATCGTGTTTCCAGCTTATTTGCAGGCTCTGCATAATGACTGTATCGCTGTCAAAACACAGGCAAATCACCCCTTCTTCAGAGGCGCAAGCGCAACGTGATCAAAAAGATCGCGAGCTAATTGAACGCATTGCTTCGGCGCGGGATCATACTGCTATGGAAGCCTTCTATGTGCAGTATCGACCGAGGCTAAGTGGTTTTTTACGGCGCTTAACCTATGATAATAGCCTGATTGAAGAGGCCTATAACGATGTCATGCTTAAGGTGTGGCACAAAGCGCATCAATATCAGGGGCAATCGAAGGTTTCCAGCTGGGTTTTCTCCATCGCCTATCGCACTTGTCTGCGTATGGTGAAAAAACAGCAATCGCGCCAAAGCGTACTGGATACGCTTGGACAAAGTGATCTGCCCAGTAGTGCATCGCTGCATGAGGCAACAGAACAGGCAGACCTTATCGATAGCGCGTTGGCAAGACTGTCAGCAAAACATCGACTGGTTATTGAGCTCAGTTATTTTAGTGGTTACTCCACTGAAGAGGTGGGCCAAATCGTGCAATGCCCGACGAATACGGTAAAAACGCGTTTGCACCATGCGCGAAAAAAGATTCGTACTTTTGTTGAAGAGACAACGAAAAAATAATGAGAGAATGAATGATGAGTCATACTAAACGTACTCACCCGCTGGAAGGCTTGATCGCTGATTACCTCAATGGACACCTGTCCGATGCAGATACTGAAAGGCTGGATTTGGCCATGGCGCAAGACGCGCAACTACGGGAAATGGTCGAATTTGAGCGTAATATTCAGTCGGCCATTACCTCAGAGCAAGCAGTGC is from Gammaproteobacteria bacterium and encodes:
- a CDS encoding RNA polymerase sigma factor, with translation MTVSLSKHRQITPSSEAQAQRDQKDRELIERIASARDHTAMEAFYVQYRPRLSGFLRRLTYDNSLIEEAYNDVMLKVWHKAHQYQGQSKVSSWVFSIAYRTCLRMVKKQQSRQSVLDTLGQSDLPSSASLHEATEQADLIDSALARLSAKHRLVIELSYFSGYSTEEVGQIVQCPTNTVKTRLHHARKKIRTFVEETTKK
- a CDS encoding succinylglutamate desuccinylase/aspartoacylase family protein, with protein sequence MINSWNTILRSLVSLILLFSLCFGSPALVIAEDVLIATNDINDDKVAQAAVAPSVDLKDIAPLPVPVEVAPQDAGITEQPTPIESKPDEANKDDVARQADSEDKFIILGSEVTPGIATRLAWSPNVGISGLNLPTPVLVINGKHRGKTLCLTAAIHGDELNGIEIVRRVMYDIDPKKLHGRIIGVPIVNLQGFQRASRYLPDRRDLNRFFPGDPQGSSASRIAHSLFTEVIQHCDALIDLHTGSFRRTNLPQLRANMLNPDVAEFSEGFDDIAVVHSEGSPGMLRVASLQQGIVAVTLEVGESLRLQESEVKAGVKSINALLEREDMYSRLFTWGEPKPVYYQSHWVRAAQGGILLSRIELGDSVDKGDILGSIIDPITNEESKLRASYDGRIIGMAVNQVVMPGFAAYHIGIRASEETVVAEEEMAIQESDIKIQQRDNTIQAIDPEE